In the Leptotrichia sp. oral taxon 212 genome, one interval contains:
- a CDS encoding isocitrate/isopropylmalate dehydrogenase family protein — translation MNKIITLIPGDGIGPEISESLKSIFAAAGVPISFETENAGTDVYEKTGELIPESLYKSMEKNRVAIKGPIATPIGKGFRSINVYLRKKYDLYSNIRPCRNLPGVKTRFENVDIVIFRENTEGIYIGEEKYEDEGKTSAIAIKRITEKGCHRIIKSAFEYAKNNNLDKVTVVHKANILKLTDGLFLETARKISEGYPKITLEETIIDNMCMQLVSRPEKYKVIVTMNLYGDILSDLVAGLVGGLGIAPGANIGDDIAIFEAVHGSAPDIAGQNKANPLALILSGIEMLKYINLHEYAEKIEKAVLKTLEVSDVKTADLGGIATTTEFTDKIIENL, via the coding sequence ATGAATAAAATAATTACACTAATACCTGGAGATGGTATAGGTCCTGAAATATCAGAAAGTCTAAAAAGTATTTTTGCGGCTGCAGGAGTTCCTATCAGTTTTGAAACAGAAAATGCAGGAACGGATGTATATGAAAAGACAGGCGAACTGATTCCTGAAAGCCTTTACAAAAGTATGGAAAAGAATAGAGTTGCTATAAAAGGGCCTATTGCCACACCAATTGGAAAAGGGTTCAGAAGTATAAATGTATATTTGAGAAAAAAATATGATCTTTATTCCAATATAAGACCATGCAGAAATTTACCAGGAGTAAAGACAAGATTTGAAAATGTTGATATTGTAATATTTAGGGAAAATACCGAAGGAATTTATATAGGTGAGGAAAAGTATGAAGATGAAGGAAAAACTTCTGCTATTGCAATTAAGAGAATTACAGAAAAAGGATGTCACAGAATAATAAAATCAGCATTTGAATATGCCAAAAACAACAATCTTGATAAGGTTACAGTAGTTCATAAGGCGAATATTCTGAAATTAACAGATGGACTTTTTCTTGAAACAGCAAGAAAGATTTCAGAGGGATATCCTAAAATAACACTTGAAGAAACAATAATCGACAATATGTGTATGCAGCTTGTAAGCAGACCTGAAAAATATAAGGTCATTGTAACAATGAATTTATATGGGGATATTCTTTCAGATCTTGTTGCAGGACTTGTAGGTGGACTTGGAATTGCTCCCGGGGCAAATATAGGAGATGACATTGCTATATTTGAAGCTGTGCATGGTTCAGCACCTGATATTGCAGGGCAGAATAAGGCAAATCCTCTTGCGCTTATACTTTCAGGTATTGAAATGCTGAAATATATAAATCTTCATGAGTATGCAGAAAAAATTGAAAAAGCAGTTTTAAAAACATTAGAGGTTTCAGATGTAAAAACGGCAGATTTAGGAGGAATAGCTACAACAACTGAATTTACTGATAAAATTATTGAGAATCTTTAG
- a CDS encoding ABC transporter ATP-binding protein: MKNNEYFKMIFLLMKKYKVHFLFVFSLIIALSEFILAIKMDVLISTLSSGKNEKFFFIAGMLVILCIIIGKLKSVLGKMTEMKEKECCQLISDDLIKNIEKIPFRKFEDNGEGGWTTLLLSDVNTLSSVVSYVSISLLSGIVSFVSAMFFGFFTSPVLFFFTLILCSISILIPKYASKKIEKTYVQRQEEQENMQTVLLQVFNSKILLNVFKNEKFGTALFKEKYKKFTEEHLGNMKAEWKMVSLGIGTGLLCDVITLIFSLYLISRGFLTIGQFMGFNILNQNIVWIFHSMPSLYSDWLRGKISVERISEFLSIPSKEKLMKENEEKENIYEKSSGNILKLEDIVFRYDENSSDILDKMNFEINLEDKEKILVTGESGCGKSTLIKILSGLYEPVSGIFKIDNEDVTGNRENITYVPQQTELFSLSLKDNLTLGRKIDEDYFNRILELTGLKDISDNLSDGLETEITGRKDINLSAGQIQKIGLARALLSTNVKLLLMDEPVANLDTQSEKEISDILKNLEYSVVAVSHRNEVFKEYMKVYRMENGKLEKESV; the protein is encoded by the coding sequence ATGAAAAATAATGAATATTTTAAAATGATATTTCTATTAATGAAGAAATATAAAGTTCATTTTTTGTTTGTATTTTCTCTAATAATAGCGTTATCTGAGTTTATTCTGGCTATAAAAATGGACGTACTGATATCAACTTTAAGTTCTGGAAAAAATGAAAAATTTTTTTTCATTGCCGGAATGCTTGTGATTTTGTGTATAATAATAGGAAAATTAAAATCGGTACTTGGAAAAATGACTGAGATGAAAGAAAAGGAATGCTGCCAGTTAATTTCAGATGATTTAATAAAAAACATAGAAAAAATTCCTTTTAGAAAATTTGAAGATAATGGAGAAGGTGGTTGGACAACATTGTTATTATCAGATGTAAATACTTTGTCATCAGTAGTTTCATATGTGTCAATTTCTCTTCTTTCAGGGATTGTTTCCTTTGTTTCAGCCATGTTTTTTGGATTTTTTACGTCACCTGTACTGTTTTTCTTTACACTTATATTATGTTCAATATCAATACTGATTCCAAAATATGCAAGTAAAAAAATTGAGAAGACATATGTTCAAAGACAGGAAGAACAGGAAAATATGCAGACTGTTCTTTTACAGGTATTTAATAGCAAAATTTTACTTAATGTGTTTAAAAATGAAAAATTTGGAACAGCTCTGTTTAAAGAAAAATATAAAAAATTTACAGAAGAACATTTGGGAAATATGAAAGCTGAATGGAAAATGGTAAGTCTAGGCATAGGGACAGGATTACTGTGTGATGTCATAACTTTGATTTTTAGCTTGTATCTGATTAGCAGAGGTTTTTTAACAATAGGTCAGTTTATGGGATTTAATATATTGAATCAGAATATTGTGTGGATATTTCATAGTATGCCTTCACTTTATAGTGACTGGTTAAGAGGAAAAATTTCAGTTGAGAGAATTTCAGAATTCCTAAGTATTCCGAGTAAAGAAAAATTAATGAAAGAAAATGAAGAAAAAGAGAATATTTATGAAAAATCATCAGGAAATATTCTGAAGCTGGAAGATATAGTATTCAGATATGATGAAAACAGCTCCGATATTTTGGATAAAATGAATTTTGAAATAAACTTAGAGGATAAGGAAAAAATACTTGTTACAGGGGAAAGTGGTTGTGGGAAAAGTACTTTAATAAAGATTTTAAGTGGTTTATATGAACCTGTGTCAGGAATATTTAAAATTGATAATGAAGATGTAACGGGAAATAGGGAAAATATAACATATGTTCCTCAGCAAACAGAATTATTTTCGCTTTCATTAAAAGATAATCTGACATTGGGAAGAAAAATTGATGAAGATTATTTTAATAGGATATTGGAATTAACCGGTCTAAAAGATATATCAGATAATCTCTCAGATGGACTGGAAACAGAAATTACAGGAAGAAAAGATATAAATCTTTCTGCAGGACAGATACAGAAAATAGGGTTGGCAAGAGCTCTGCTGTCAACTAATGTCAAATTACTTCTTATGGATGAACCAGTTGCAAATTTGGACACTCAAAGTGAAAAGGAAATTTCAGATATTTTAAAAAATCTTGAGTATTCTGTCGTTGCAGTGTCACATAGAAATGAAGTTTTTAAGGAATATATGAAAGTATATAGAATGGAAAATGGAAAACTGGAAAAAGAGAGTGTTTGA
- a CDS encoding ABC transporter ATP-binding protein, with the protein MINSKILRYISRKDSTVLIFLKIFLSGFNMLVSLMIQIGLESIYGRKNNYLFFILTGLIIGSVVYSLCYYQNSVLLEKTKKKIMEKISLELMESYLKSEGNGKIHSGEILNLINEDTEIIGDYLLYGLFPMFDLILMIGFGFGYMLSVSLKITLFYIFISAVFFTVARKVYLKAAFYRETYEKKDDMHNRFYEEIQRNIPIIKVYSLVKFILRKHWMFYEEKIKDYKKVASAIGESNGLFSGGVYLTEILSLIAGLLLVNSGEISMAAMIGIWNVGIGSILYPFLDIPSIIGYMSKQKVSVSRIFKYLDRIEEKHTDIKIQSEKTLDRINEIKEKETSDAKFENYQIVGENISFRYPDNDKLIFDKFNFIIPDKKITYIKGSNGSGKTTLMEMILSVLEPLKGQIYGMRNGKKEILKGKLGYVPQKSEFFNTTIFRNLTLDENYSEEEVTDVLKKVNMYSVVEKFPKKLDTVFGENTNFSAGQLRRLSIARSLLFKPDFIFLDEPFSDLDIENQKILMTLFQELKNIMGIVIITHTYDFITKNDNIIEVGDVNEK; encoded by the coding sequence ATGATAAATTCTAAAATTTTAAGATATATTTCCAGAAAAGACAGTACAGTTTTAATTTTTTTGAAAATTTTTCTAAGTGGATTCAACATGCTAGTTTCTTTAATGATACAAATAGGTCTGGAAAGTATCTATGGTAGAAAAAATAACTATCTGTTTTTTATTCTTACAGGTCTGATTATAGGTTCAGTAGTATATTCTTTATGTTATTATCAGAATTCAGTTCTGCTTGAAAAAACTAAAAAGAAAATAATGGAAAAAATAAGTCTGGAACTGATGGAAAGTTATTTAAAAAGCGAAGGTAATGGAAAAATTCATTCAGGAGAGATTTTAAATTTAATCAATGAAGATACTGAAATTATAGGAGATTATTTACTGTATGGTTTATTTCCAATGTTTGATTTGATTTTAATGATCGGATTTGGTTTTGGATATATGCTGTCAGTGTCTTTGAAAATTACCTTGTTTTATATATTTATAAGTGCAGTATTTTTTACTGTTGCCAGAAAAGTTTATTTGAAAGCTGCTTTTTACAGGGAAACCTACGAAAAGAAAGATGATATGCATAATAGATTTTATGAGGAAATTCAGAGAAATATTCCTATTATCAAGGTATATTCTCTTGTAAAGTTTATTTTACGAAAACACTGGATGTTTTATGAAGAAAAGATAAAGGATTATAAAAAAGTTGCTTCAGCAATAGGAGAAAGTAATGGACTATTTTCAGGAGGAGTGTACCTGACAGAGATTTTGAGTCTTATTGCAGGATTACTGTTAGTAAATTCTGGAGAAATTTCGATGGCTGCAATGATAGGAATATGGAATGTCGGAATAGGTTCTATATTATATCCTTTTTTGGATATTCCTTCAATTATAGGATATATGTCTAAACAGAAAGTATCTGTAAGCAGAATTTTTAAATATTTAGATAGAATCGAGGAAAAGCATACTGATATTAAAATTCAATCAGAAAAAACATTAGACAGAATAAATGAAATAAAGGAAAAAGAAACTTCAGATGCAAAATTTGAAAATTATCAGATAGTCGGAGAAAATATAAGTTTCAGATATCCGGATAATGATAAACTGATATTTGATAAGTTCAATTTTATTATTCCTGACAAGAAAATAACTTATATAAAAGGAAGTAACGGATCAGGAAAAACAACACTGATGGAAATGATATTATCAGTATTAGAGCCGTTAAAAGGCCAAATTTATGGAATGAGAAATGGGAAAAAGGAAATTCTGAAAGGTAAATTGGGATATGTTCCACAGAAGTCAGAATTTTTTAATACTACAATATTTAGAAATCTGACTTTAGATGAAAACTATTCTGAAGAAGAAGTTACAGATGTCTTGAAAAAAGTGAACATGTATTCTGTAGTTGAAAAATTTCCAAAGAAACTTGATACAGTTTTCGGAGAAAATACTAATTTTTCAGCAGGACAGCTGAGAAGACTTTCAATAGCAAGAAGTCTTTTATTTAAGCCTGATTTTATATTTCTTGATGAACCGTTTTCAGATTTAGATATTGAAAATCAGAAGATACTGATGACATTATTTCAGGAATTAAAAAATATAATGGGAATTGTAATAATAACACATACATATGATTTTATTACGAAAAATGACAATATAATTGAAGTTGGTGATGTAAATGAAAAATAA
- a CDS encoding citrate/2-methylcitrate synthase → MKSDFIKEMCNLIYENNFISNELYDELDVKRGLRNKNGTGVLVGLTKIGSVQGYSVQEGKKIPEKGRLYYRGFLIEDILKEFGEERFFSFEKTMFLLLFGKIPTNFELKMFNSTLKEYRTLPDEFIENFILRQPSKDIMNQLQRTVLCLYSIDSNPDDTSLENLINQALHLIAKFPSLLVYSYHAVNHKHFNQSFIIHNPIEEYSIAQNILHMLRPDSSFTDSEAEILDLILLIHAEHGGGNNSTFTSHVVSSTGTDTYSSVSASIGSLKGPLHGGANSMVSNMIEDIKKNCNYTDETFLKEYIRKIFMGEVFDKSGKIYGMGHAVYTISDPRAVILKKKAYELAKEKGQLEEFELFINVEKLTKEVGKELKGENFEICANVDLYSGFVYKLLNIPKNIFTPLFALARIASWNAHRIEQITSDRRIIRPAYKAVDANGKLLT, encoded by the coding sequence ATGAAGAGTGATTTTATAAAAGAAATGTGTAATCTTATATATGAGAATAACTTTATTTCCAATGAACTGTATGATGAACTGGATGTAAAAAGAGGACTGCGTAATAAAAATGGAACAGGAGTTCTGGTCGGACTTACAAAAATAGGGTCTGTACAAGGATATAGCGTTCAGGAAGGTAAAAAAATTCCTGAAAAAGGAAGGCTTTATTATAGAGGATTTCTTATTGAAGATATTTTGAAGGAATTTGGTGAAGAAAGATTTTTCTCTTTTGAAAAAACAATGTTTTTGCTACTTTTTGGAAAAATTCCTACAAATTTTGAGCTTAAGATGTTTAACAGTACATTAAAAGAATATAGAACACTGCCTGATGAATTTATAGAAAATTTTATTTTAAGGCAGCCAAGTAAGGACATAATGAACCAACTTCAAAGAACGGTTCTTTGTCTTTACAGTATTGACAGTAATCCAGATGATACTTCGCTTGAAAACCTTATTAATCAAGCTCTTCATCTTATTGCAAAGTTTCCAAGCCTTCTGGTTTACAGTTATCATGCCGTGAATCATAAGCATTTTAATCAAAGTTTTATTATACATAATCCTATAGAAGAATACAGCATTGCACAGAATATACTTCATATGCTTAGACCTGACAGCAGTTTTACTGATTCTGAGGCTGAAATACTTGATCTGATACTTCTCATTCATGCAGAACATGGAGGAGGGAATAACTCTACATTTACTTCACATGTTGTTTCTTCCACAGGAACAGACACATATTCTTCAGTTTCTGCTTCTATCGGTTCCCTCAAGGGACCTTTACATGGGGGGGCAAACTCCATGGTTTCTAACATGATAGAGGATATAAAGAAAAATTGTAATTATACAGATGAAACTTTTTTGAAGGAGTACATAAGAAAAATATTTATGGGTGAAGTATTTGACAAAAGTGGTAAAATTTATGGAATGGGACATGCGGTTTATACAATTTCAGATCCTAGAGCTGTTATTTTAAAGAAAAAAGCCTATGAACTGGCAAAGGAAAAAGGGCAGCTTGAAGAATTTGAACTCTTTATCAACGTTGAAAAACTTACAAAAGAAGTAGGTAAGGAACTGAAAGGAGAAAACTTTGAAATATGTGCCAATGTTGACTTATACTCAGGGTTTGTCTATAAACTTTTAAATATTCCAAAAAATATTTTTACTCCTCTTTTCGCCCTTGCCAGAATAGCAAGCTGGAATGCTCATAGAATAGAGCAAATTACAAGTGATAGAAGAATTATACGTCCTGCATATAAGGCAGTAGATGCAAATGGTAAGTTATTAACATAA
- a CDS encoding MATE family efflux transporter, with translation MLSFNQSVEERREMIINGNILNTLLFLSIPTLLVGIIQALIPLSDNFFLNNLTNVVVAGSVTFSQPVLNIMIALSQGLGVAAMAMIGKYYGKGIMRAVRETMLQIYVFSFIIGLILIPICIFMAFVISKTTSEEIRSTVFTYIASYSFVMPLIFLAAIYNSSKNAIGRPEVTFIRISLLLVLKIFFNSIFLYIFRMGLIGAVIATFCSYVVITIWMFHDVFVRMSETKLDLRTYSMKLPIIMKITRIGFPAMVNYMLIYFGFFLINKEMEKYGAIALTGQGIAANINSLCFNLPSSIGTAVTTMISINMGLKNIKKSKKIFTYSWITSVIIAALTIILIVPLNHNMISLFTRNEEVAVIADNALNIFTYSIIGFGIFTVCQGVYVALGKNNIPLIMSILRIWLFRYAFILLTQKFLGLYSIFWGNLFSNTAAGILFFYLVKTLDWENVDIRKLKIKKLK, from the coding sequence ATGTTATCTTTTAATCAATCTGTGGAAGAACGTCGTGAAATGATTATAAATGGAAATATTCTGAATACTTTACTTTTTTTATCCATTCCTACATTACTGGTTGGAATAATACAGGCTCTTATACCTCTTTCAGATAATTTTTTCTTAAATAATCTAACAAATGTGGTTGTTGCAGGTTCCGTAACCTTCAGTCAGCCTGTCCTTAATATTATGATTGCCTTGTCACAGGGACTTGGAGTGGCAGCCATGGCAATGATTGGAAAATACTATGGAAAAGGAATAATGAGGGCTGTAAGGGAAACCATGCTTCAAATTTATGTTTTTAGCTTTATAATAGGACTTATACTCATTCCTATATGTATTTTTATGGCTTTTGTCATTTCAAAAACTACTTCAGAAGAAATAAGAAGTACCGTATTTACTTATATTGCCTCTTACTCCTTCGTAATGCCGCTTATATTTCTTGCGGCTATTTACAATTCCTCTAAAAATGCAATAGGACGGCCTGAAGTTACATTTATAAGAATATCACTGCTTCTGGTTCTAAAAATATTCTTTAATTCAATATTTCTTTATATTTTCCGTATGGGACTTATCGGAGCTGTAATTGCTACATTCTGTTCATATGTTGTCATTACAATATGGATGTTTCATGATGTATTTGTAAGAATGAGCGAAACTAAGCTTGATTTACGGACATATTCCATGAAGCTTCCGATTATAATGAAAATCACGAGAATAGGATTTCCTGCAATGGTAAACTATATGCTTATTTACTTTGGTTTTTTCCTTATAAACAAGGAAATGGAAAAATATGGTGCAATAGCGCTAACAGGACAGGGAATTGCAGCAAATATTAATTCACTCTGTTTCAATCTTCCTTCCTCTATAGGAACTGCTGTTACTACAATGATAAGTATTAATATGGGACTTAAAAATATTAAGAAATCGAAAAAGATTTTTACTTACAGCTGGATTACAAGCGTAATTATTGCAGCACTGACAATAATTTTAATTGTTCCGCTCAACCATAACATGATTTCACTGTTTACAAGAAACGAGGAAGTAGCAGTAATAGCTGACAATGCGCTTAATATTTTTACCTATTCAATAATAGGTTTTGGTATTTTTACAGTCTGTCAGGGAGTATATGTAGCTTTAGGAAAAAATAACATTCCACTTATTATGTCCATACTTAGAATATGGCTTTTCAGATATGCATTTATTTTACTTACACAGAAGTTTTTAGGACTGTACTCCATCTTCTGGGGAAACCTGTTCTCAAATACTGCAGCAGGAATATTATTCTTCTATCTTGTGAAAACTTTAGACTGGGAAAATGTTGATATAAGAAAACTTAAAATAAAGAAATTAAAATAA
- the lysA gene encoding diaminopimelate decarboxylase: MKLFGTSKINKKGNLSIGGVDTVELAKEFKTPLYVMDQELIETTIDKMKEAFRSSRFETQIAYAGKAFLTTGMAKLVDKKGLELDVVSGGELYTAYKAGFPMNRVHMHGNNKTYEELEMAIDFGIKQIVIDNEDEIEKLEKICKEKGKKQAVLIRIDPGIEAHTHSYIKTSGLTSKFGISLFQKNLFDIVKRIDNSEYLDFRGFHTHIGSQIFQSVFFIFALEEIFKYLDKLKKELGIVVQTVNMGGGFGVYYKEGDEVKPVEEVLKEIITYTEAMEIKYQIGFTELNIEPGRSIVGNAGTTLYTVGGIKETVGGKKYVFVDGGMSDNIRTALYQAEYEAGIVNKLNEEAEEKVTVAGKLCESGDILIQKGKLQKAEIGDILAISTTGAYCYTMSSNYNRMLKPAVVFVKDGKAKVAVKRETYDDLIRNDEFFEL, translated from the coding sequence ATGAAATTATTTGGGACTTCAAAAATAAATAAAAAAGGGAATCTGTCAATAGGAGGAGTGGACACTGTTGAACTTGCGAAGGAATTTAAGACACCTCTTTATGTGATGGATCAGGAACTTATAGAAACAACAATAGATAAAATGAAGGAAGCATTCAGGTCATCAAGATTTGAAACACAGATCGCCTATGCAGGAAAAGCGTTTCTGACAACGGGAATGGCAAAACTTGTAGATAAAAAGGGACTTGAGCTGGATGTAGTTTCAGGCGGAGAATTATATACGGCATATAAGGCAGGATTTCCAATGAACAGAGTTCATATGCACGGGAACAACAAGACATATGAAGAACTGGAAATGGCAATAGATTTTGGAATTAAACAGATAGTAATAGATAATGAAGATGAAATAGAAAAATTAGAAAAAATATGTAAGGAAAAGGGGAAGAAACAGGCGGTACTTATAAGAATTGACCCGGGAATAGAGGCACACACACATAGTTATATAAAAACATCGGGACTGACTTCAAAGTTTGGGATTTCACTGTTCCAGAAAAACCTTTTTGACATAGTGAAAAGGATTGATAACAGTGAGTATCTTGATTTCAGAGGATTTCACACTCATATAGGTTCACAGATATTCCAGTCAGTGTTCTTTATATTTGCGCTGGAAGAGATTTTTAAATATCTTGACAAGCTTAAAAAGGAACTTGGAATAGTAGTTCAGACAGTAAATATGGGTGGAGGATTTGGTGTCTACTACAAAGAGGGAGATGAAGTAAAGCCTGTGGAAGAGGTGCTGAAGGAAATAATCACATATACGGAAGCAATGGAAATTAAATATCAGATAGGATTTACAGAACTGAATATAGAACCTGGAAGAAGTATTGTCGGAAATGCAGGAACGACGCTTTATACTGTTGGAGGAATAAAGGAGACAGTGGGTGGTAAAAAATATGTGTTTGTAGATGGAGGAATGTCTGATAACATAAGAACGGCACTTTATCAGGCTGAATATGAAGCAGGAATTGTAAATAAACTGAATGAAGAAGCTGAGGAAAAGGTAACTGTTGCTGGAAAACTGTGCGAATCAGGAGATATCCTTATACAGAAAGGTAAGCTTCAGAAGGCTGAAATAGGAGACATACTTGCAATATCAACAACAGGAGCATACTGCTATACAATGTCAAGCAATTATAACAGAATGTTGAAACCTGCAGTTGTATTTGTAAAGGACGGAAAAGCTAAAGTAGCAGTAAAAAGGGAAACATATGATGATCTTATAAGAAATGATGAATTTTTTGAATTGTAA